The Motacilla alba alba isolate MOTALB_02 chromosome 27, Motacilla_alba_V1.0_pri, whole genome shotgun sequence genome includes a window with the following:
- the DCAKD gene encoding dephospho-CoA kinase domain-containing protein, whose translation MFLVGLSGGIASGKSSVVAVLRELGCAVIDADVIARQVVQPHSKAHQQILQHFGTEILLENGEINREALGSIIFSQPEKRRLLNSITHPEILKEMLKQILKYFVLGYRYVILDIPLLFETRGLTRFMQYTVLVYCDPPTQLARLMKRSGLGAAEAEARISSQLPLEEKRRWATHVIDNSGDWESTRRQVLQLHTRLEDSLDFLWARLVVGTAVAGLGGLVFLLIRHFIS comes from the exons ATGTTCCTGGTGGGACTCTCGGGTGGGATCGCGTCGGGGAAGAGCTCGGTGGTGGCCGTGCTgcgggagctgggctgtgccgtGATCGATGCCGATGTCATTGCCAGGCAGG TGGTGCAGCCCCACTCCAAGGCCCATCAGCAGATCCTGCAGCACTTTGGCACCGAGATCCTCCTGGAGAACGGCGAGATAAATCGTGAGGCTCTCGGAAGCATTATCTTCTCCCAGCCAGAGAAACGGCGGCTGCTGAACTCCATCACCCACCCCGAGATCCTGAAGGAGATGCTGAAGCAGATCCTGAAGTACTTCGTGCTCG GCTACCGCTACGTGATCCTCGACATCCCTCTGCTCTTTGAGACCCGTGGATTGACCAGGTTTATGCAATACACAGTGCTGGTTTATTG TGACCCCCCGACGCAGCTGGCGCGGCTGATGAAGAGGAGCGGGCTGGGCGCGGCCGAGGCCGAAGCTCGgatcagctcccagctgcctctggaggAGAAGCGCCGGTGGGCGACCCACGTCATCGACAACTCCGGGGACTGGGAGAGCACTCGCCGGCAggtcctgcagctgcacactcGCCTCGAGGATTCCCTGGATTTCCTCTGGGCACGGCTGGTGGTGGGCACGGCTGTTGCCGGGCTCGGAGGGCTGGTGTTCCTTCTCATCCGGCATTTCATCTCTTAA